A single genomic interval of Argopecten irradians isolate NY chromosome 8, Ai_NY, whole genome shotgun sequence harbors:
- the LOC138330381 gene encoding 26S proteasome non-ATPase regulatory subunit 2-like produces the protein MADKTEKEDTSVSEKKETKKKDEKEKETEMSEEDKQLQEELNMLVERLKEPDQKLYKPALESLRSQIRASTTSMTSVPKPLKFLRPHYDSIKEVYEKIIDNETKRFCADIVSVLGMTMSDGRESLKYRLLGSKEEIGSWGHEYVRHLAGQVALEWQETDEANSSMRDSLLTMTKELVPYHMDHNAEAEACDLLMEIERLDILHNYVDENAYPRVCLYLISCVPYVPDPENLTLLKTAVDLYRKFKQFPQALRCAMQLNDMKLIEEIFLSCRDMMLQKQLAYMLGRQQIYLELGDEVEEFDEMTEIMSNAHLNNNFLALARELDIMEPKVPEDIYKSHLEQSRSTIGPSNVDSARQNLASSFVNGFVNAAFGQDKLLMEDGNKWLYKNKEHGMLSATASLGLILLWDVDGGLTQIDKYLYSSEDFIKAGALLACGIVNSGVRNECDPALALLSDYVMHTTAIMRIGAIVGLGLAYAGSNREDVLTLILPVLGDSKASMEVVGMAALACGMISVGSCNGDVTSTIIQTMMERTEAELKDTYSRFLALGLALTYLGKQDAVEATLVALEVIAEPLKSMARMLVDVCAYAGTGNVLKIQHLLHICSEHDESKDQDNNEKKDDKKKKDTKEKEKDKDTKEKESTTADLSSQQGIAVLGVGLIAMGEEIGSEMSFRAFGHLLRYGEPAIKRAVPLALGLISVSNPKLNILDTLSKFSHDNDTEVAHNAILAMGLVGAGTNNARLAAMLRQLAVYHAKDPNNLFMVRLAQGLAHLGKGTLTLCPYHSDRSLMSPVAVAGLMAVLVSSLDVKNLILGKSHYILYHLVAAMQPRMLTTFDEELRPLPVPVRVGQAVDVVGQAGKPKTITGFQTHTTPVLLAYGERAELATEEYLPLSPLMEGFVILRKNPDYED, from the exons ATGGCGGACAAAACTGAGAAAGAAGATACTTCTGTGAGTGAAAAGAAGGAAACCAAGAAGAAAGatgaaaaggaaaaagaaaccgaaatg TCTGAAGAAGATAAACAGCTGCAAGAAGAATTGAACATGTTGGTTGAGCGTCTGAAG GAACCTGACCAAAAGCTGTACAAGCCGGCCTTGGAGAGTCTTCGCTCACAGATTAGGGCCTCTACCACATCAATGACTTCTGTACCAAAACCCCTGAAGTTTCTCAGACCCCACTATGACTCAATTAAAGAGGTCTATGAAAAAATTATAGACAACGAAACAAAG CGTTTTTGTGCCgatattgtttctgtcttgGGTATGACAATGAGTGATGGCCGAGAAAGTTTGAAGTACCGCCTCCTTGGTTCTAAGGAAGAGATCGGTTCCTGGGGCCACGAATATGTCAG ACATTTAGCTGGCCAGGTGGCACTAGAATGGCAGGAGACGGATGAAGCGAACAGCTCTATGAGAGACTCTCTCTTGACAATGACAAAAGAGCTGGTGCCTTATCATATGGACCACAATGCAGAGGCTGAGGCCTGTGACCTCCTCATGGAGATAGAGCGACTCGACATCCTCCATAATTATGTAGACGAAAACGCTTACCCACGTGTCTGTCTCTATCTTATTAG TTGTGTGCCGTATGTACCTGATCCAGAAAATCTGACCTTGTTGAAGACAGCAGTTGACCTGTACAGAAAGTTCAAACAGTTTCCACAGGCCTTACGCTGTGCTATGCAGCTCAACGACATGAAACTTATTGAGGAAATCTTTCTCTCCTGTAGAGATAT GATGCTACAGAAACAGCTAGCTTACATGTTAGGGCGACAGCAGATCTACCTAGAGCTGGGCGACGAAGTGGAGGAGTTTGATGAAATGACAGAGATTATGTCTAATGCTCATCTCAACAACAACTTCCTGGCTTTGGCAAGAGAG TTGGACATTATGGAACCCAAAGTGCCAGAAGACATTTACAAGTCACATTTAGAACAAAGTC GTAGCACCATCGGCCCCAGTAATGTAGACTCAGCAAGACAAAACTTGGCTTCATCATTTGTGAATGGCTTCGTGAACGCAGCCTTTGGTCAGGATAAACTTTTGATGGAAGATGGCAACAAGTGGCTGTATAAAAACAAGGAACATG GTATGTTGAGTGCCACAGCCTCTCTGGGTCTGATCCTGTTATGGGATGTAGATGGTGGATTAACACAGATAGATAAATACCTGTACTCATCTGAAGATTTTATCAAGGCAGGCGCTCTCCTAGCCTGTGGTATTGTAAACTCTGGTGTAAGGAATGAATGTGACCCGGCTCTCGCCTTACTGTCCGACTATGTCATGCACACAACAGCTATTATGAGGATAGGTGCTATCGTTGG tcTTGGTTTAGCCTATGCGGGATCTAACAGAGAAGATGTATTAACACTGATACTGCCAGTTCTGGGTGACAGCAAAGCTTCTATGGAG GTTGTAGGGATGGCAGCCTTGGCCTGTGGTATGATCTCTGTTGGGAGCTGTAACGGTGATGTCACCTCTACCATCATACAGACGATGATGGAGAGAACTGAAGCTGAGCTGAAGGATACTTACTCCAGATTCCTCGCCCTCGGACTTGCTCTAACTTATCTAG GTAAACAGGATGCTGTTGAGGCTACACTGGTAGCCCTGGAGGTGATCGCAGAGCCTCTCAAGTCGATGGCCAGGATGCTGGTGGATGTTTGTGCTTACGCCG GTACtggaaatgttttaaaaattcaacATTTGCTGCACATCTGCTCAGAACACGACGAGTCTAAAGATCAG GATAATAATGAAAAGAAAGATGacaagaagaaaaaagataCCAAGGAAAAAGAAAAGGATAAAGATACAAAAGAAAAGGAATCAACGACTGCAGACCTTTCTTCACAACAAG GAATTGCAGTATTAGGTGTAGGCTTGATAGCCATGGGAGAAGAAATAGGTTCAGAAATGTCTTTCAGAGCGTTTGGACACTTG CTACGCTATGGTGAACCAGCTATAAAACGAGCAGTACCACTAGCCCTGGGTCTCATCTCCGTGTCTAATCCTAAATTAAATATTCTGGACACACTCAGCAAGTTTTCTCACGACAATGACACTGAGGTAGCCCATAATGCTATTTTGGCCATGGGACTGGTCGGAGCAG GAACAAATAATGCACGTCTAGCGGCCATGTTACGACAGTTAGCCGTGTATCATGCTAAGGACCCCAATAACTTGTTCATGGTGCGTCTAGCCCAGGGCTTGGCTCATCTTGGTAAAGGTACACTGACGCTTTGTCCGTACCATAGCGACAGATCTCTCATGTCACCAGTCGCTGTCGCTGGCCTTATGGCTGTTCTTGTCTCCTCTCTCGATGTTAAAAATC TTATCCTAGGTAAATCTCATTACATCTTATACCACCTGGTGGCGGCCATGCAGCCTCGTATGCTAACAACGTTTGATGAAGAACTTCGACCACTGCCTGTGCCTGTGAGAGTTGGACAG GCTGTTGATGTAGTTGGACAAGCAGGCAAGCCAAAGACTATCACTGGCTTCCAGACACACACAACACCGGTACTACTGGCGTATGGAGAGAGGGCTGAGCTAGCCACAGAAGAAT ATCTACCACTGAGTCCACTAATGGAAGGCTTTGTGATATTGAGGAAGAACCCAGACTATGAAGATTGA
- the LOC138330380 gene encoding kinesin-like protein KIF17 yields MSDGECVKVIVRCRPMNTREKELKCECVLSMDSKRAQCTIKNPADPKAPPKVFTFDGSYFTDSVTENIYADIAYPLVEGVTEGYNGTIFAYGQTGCGKSFTMQGITNPASQRGIIPRWVKTFHILYSTP; encoded by the exons ATGTCGGACGGGGAGTGTGTAAAAGTTATTGTGCGATGTCGTCCAATGAACACCAGAGAAAAGGAACTAAAATGTGAATGTGTTCTAAGTATGGACAGCAAGCGTGCCCAGTGTACAATAAAAAATCCAGCTGACCCAAAAGCACCTCCAAAAGTGTTCACATTTGATGGATCTTACTTCACAGACTCCGTGACGGAAAACATATATGCAGACATAGCCTATCCTTTAGTGGAG GGTGTGACAGAAGGATACAATGGGACAATCTTTGCCTATGGACAGACTGGATGTGGTAAATCATTTACTATGCAGGGCATCACTAACCCCGCGTCACAGAGGGGCATCATTCCAAGGTGGGTAAAAACATTCcatatactgtattcaaccccATAA
- the LOC138330379 gene encoding sodium- and chloride-dependent GABA transporter 1-like produces MKGNMYPSLADGPEGERETDYIFPKGPGSGGHMANEVTVVSVAEVSEDYAGSLPEKCSEGSNDSTSTSTGNGNDDERATWGGKLEFLLTCICYAVGLGNVWRFPYLCYKNGGGAFLIPYTIMLAIVGLPLFFLELGIGQYASLGPISVWKMNPLLKGLGYASVIVSWLIGLYYNVIISHVLFYLYSSFTDKLPWQNCENDWNTEHCISFEQHVNGSVNHTVHSNTSKTPSEEYYRNYVLGQTDSIDDIGKVEWHLALTLLLAWVIVCLVLLRGIQSLGKVVYFTAIFPYIMLTILFIRGVTLPGAGDGLMYYFKPDFNKLLETRVWSDAATQIFYSLSACSGGLIAMSSYNKFNNNFYRDSLIVSVINCGTSIFAGMVIFAVLGFMAQEKGVDISKVADGGPGLAFVVYPEALARMPVAPLWSVFFFIMMATLGFGSEFSYVECVFSALADEFPILRERRNNIIFRVVGCIFCFFLGLPMVCSGGIWLLNLVDYSVGGFPLLVVGIMELIAVGWIYGYDNFSDNINAMLGKRPNKYWEICWKFVSPAVIGVTIILNIVLYSPPTMDDQFYPSWANALAWLIALFPIVGIPGLFLYKFCSMGGLELVKESMKPDPTFGPAIRYPNVNDSFGDIGNLNASGYNPAFAKSMGSTLSTSTKVTNLASSNLTISKFLKTTPEKGPSESRL; encoded by the exons ATGAAGGGTAATATGTATCCAAGTTTAGCTGATGGACCTGAAGGTGAAAGAGAAACGGACTATATATTTCCTAAAGGACCCGGCTCCGGGGGACATATGGCTAACGAAGTGACCGTAGTTTCAGTG gCTGAAGTTAGTGAAGACTATGCTGGTAGCCTTCCGGAAAAATGTTCTGAAGGAAGCAACGATAGCACAAGTACAAGTACCGGAAACGGAAATGATGACGAAAGAGCCACATGGGGAGGCAAACTTGAATTCCTTTTGACTTGCATCTGTTATGCAGTTGGCTTAGGAAACGTTTGGAGATTTCCTTATCTATGCTACAAAAATGGCGGCG GCGCCTTTCTGATACCCTACACCATCATGTTGGCGATTGTTGGACTCCCTTTGTTCTTTTTGGAACTCGGAATTGGTCAATATGCAAGCCTTGGACCCATCTCAGTCTGGAAAATGAACCCATTATTGAAAG GACTGGGCTACGCTTCAGTGATTGTGTCATGGCTCATTGGACTTTATTATAACGTCATCATCTCGCACGTGCTGTTCTACCTCTATTCGTCCTTCACGGATAAACTCCCATGGCAGAATTGCGAAAATGACTGGAACACTGAGCACTGCATCTCGTTCGAGCAACACGTAAATG GTTCAGTAAACCACACCGTTCACTCCAACACAAGCAAAACACCTAGCGAGGAATATTACAG AAATTACGTCCTCGGTCAGACTGATTCCATTGATGACATAGGAAAGGTGGAATGGCATCTGGCGTTGACTCTTCTTCTTGCCTGGGTGATCGTCTGCCTTGTGCTTCTTAGAGGAATTCAGTCACTTGGAAAG gTTGTTTACTTCACCGCCATCTTTCCCTACATCATGTTGACCATCCTGTTTATCCGCGGTGTAACCTTACCTGGTGCCGGAGATGGACTTATGTACTATTTTAAACCAGACTTCAACAAGCTACTTGAGACTAGGGTGTGGAGTGACGCAGCCACCCAGATCTTCTACTCCCTCAGCGCATGCTCAGGAGGTCTGATCGCCATGTCCAGCTACAACAAGTTCAACAATAACTTCTACAGGGATTCTCTCATCGTCAGTGTCATCAACTGCGGAACCAGTATCTTTGCTGGAATGGTCATCTTTGCTGTTCTTGGTTTCATGGCTCAGGAGAAAGGAGTAGACATTTCCAAAGTAGCTGATGGAG GTCCCGGACTTGCCTTTGTGGTTTACCCAGAAGCCCTTGCACGTATGCCTGTAGCTCCTCTGTGGTCTGTCTTCTTCTTCATCATGATGGCTACTCTTGGATTCGGATCTGAG ttttcATACGTTGAGTGCGTGTTCAGTGCCCTCGCTGATGAATTCCCAATCCTGAGAGAACGTCGTAACAACATCATCTTCAGAGTCGTCGGATGTATCTTCTGTTTCTTCCTCGGTCTCCCCATGGTCTGCAGT GGCGGAATCTGGCTTCTGAATCTGGTTGATTACAGTGTTGGTGGATTTCCTCTACTGGTTGTCGGTATCATGGAACTCATCGCTGTCGGCTGGATTTAcg GGTACGATAACTTCTCTGACAATATCAACGCTATGCTCGGAAAGAGACCAAACAAATACTGGGAAATTTGCTGGAAGTTTGTCTCACCTGCCGTCATTGGT GTTACCATCATCCTGAATATTGTCCTGTACAGCCCTCCGACCATGGACGATCAATTTTATCCTTCATGGGCTAATGCTTTGGCTTGGTTGATCGCCCTTTTCCCCATTGTTGGAATTCCAGGATTATTCTTGTACAAATTCTGCAGTATGGGCGGTTTAGAG TTGGTGAAAGAAAGCATGAAACCCGACCCCACCTTTGGACCTGCCATTCGTTATCCTAATGTCAATGATTCATTCGGTGATATTGGAAATCTCAACGCAAGTGGTTATAATCCTGCATTCGCAAAATCTATGGGAAGTACATTATCAACGAGTACGAAAGTTACGAACCTAGCATCATCAAATCTAACAATTTCAAAGTTTCTAAAAACGACACCTGAAAAAGGACCAAGTGAATCTCGTCTTTAG